In Magnetococcales bacterium, the sequence CACGAACCCAGTAGCCAAAACGCCATCGGACAACAACATGGTTCAGCAAGGCTCATACTGGCCAGGAAGAAAAAAAAATTCAACCCTCAACCGGCTCTGAAGCCCTTCTGAGGATGATTCCTCTTCCGCGAAAACGCCATCATTCAGAAAAAAATTCTCCTTGACAGGAATTATTTTTGAAAAATGTTGTCAATATCCGGTAACAAGGGGAGGATAATGAGACTTCTATACTTTCCCAAGGAGATGGAAAGGCTGCCTCAGGATAAAATCACCCCAAATAGTGCTATTGGACTCATGAATGACTCGCTTTTGAACCAATCTGTAAGACCGCCTTCGAAAAAACCTTAAAAGATCCAAGCGCCTCTCACCCAGAAAAAATATTTGTTTTACAGACGCCCCAAGAACCCACAGCTATCATAATAGAGTTATGTAACACGCTGGAATATTTAACATTTACAAACAAACCCCCGATAAATTATTATTTGTAAACCAGCTTCCCGGGGCTGGCTTGGCATACAGTACGATCAGTTCCGGTTTCACGTTAAGTATGCGAGCTCAAACCGCCCCTGGTCGCGGGTGTTAAGTCCGATTCATCTGACTCCATCCATGATAGCGTGGGTCGCCTTCCCAACAAACCGGAGACATCGTCCCCTTTAGTCATTATGTTTTTTTTGATATAAATCCAATTTGAGCTATTTTAATCACCCAGCAAAGCACCTAAAATAAACAATTTGTTTTGGTACAGGGCCACCGGATCGTATATTATAACGGCAACCAAATCGTGATACAGAACCATGAGCAGTACCCTGGCACGAGCAGCACCCTGGCCCTTGAGTTAAACTCTTTTGGATCACAGAGAAAGACTTCGAGATGAACCTAGGCGACCGAATTCAAATAGCCCGGAAAGCAGCCGGGCTTACCCAAAAAGAGCTTGCGGACCGGGTTGGAATCAGTCAAACCGCTGTCCACAAGCTGGAATGTGGGCGTTCCAAGTCCTCCCGAAAAACCGTCACCATCGCATTAACCTGCGGTGTGGATCCTGTCTGGCTGGAAACCGGACACGGCGAGATGTCTCTCAGCCCAGCGGGCGTAACACCACAAGATACCGCAACACGCGGTGTTTCCGACAGCGACCGGCCCTATCCCACCCGAGGATATCTGGTCACAAGACTCCCCCTTCTCTCCTGGATTGAAGCCAGCTCCCAAGGAGCCCCTCAAGACCAGGTGGGTGACGAAAGAACCTGGGTCTCCCTGGGTCAGGATGTCAACCAAAAGGCCTTTGCCCTCCAGGTATCCGGAGACTCCATGGCCACCGAATTTACCGATGGCGATATCATCGTCGTGGATCCCGATGCCAGAGCCGAAAACAATCACTTCGTTGTCGCCCGCCTCATCGGTGAAGACAAAGCCACCTTCAAACAGCTCATTATCGATGGTGGCCGGCAATATCTGAAACCGCTTAACAGCCGCTACCCCATCATCGAAATAGACAACCGGGCCACCATCTGTGGCGTGGTCGTCTGCAAATACAAAGAATACTGACCTTCACGCAAGCAAAATTCCCCCTGGAGAGTGGGGTCAGGTCTGTCCGTTGAATTGATCTGACCCCCACTTCCCTTGGGAAAAATCCGTCTTCCTATTCCACTTTTCTCTTATTTCCCCAAGCTTTTTCATCTTTACCCCTTCTCTGTCCGGACAACTCTCCTCCCATGATGCTCTCCCTTCCCAAAGGAGTAGTGGCATATCCCGCCCTCCTTTCTGAAACCCCCTGTTCCAAATAGGTTCCAAATAGATAAGCAGTAGTCTACAATCATGGGCATCTGGTTGGTTTAGTACACTCCAATAATAAGACTGCCTGTAGCCATGTTTTCTTTTAAAACTATTTTTAAAATGGGTGGCAAAAAAAAATCATCCGGGCCAAAT encodes:
- a CDS encoding helix-turn-helix domain-containing protein codes for the protein MNLGDRIQIARKAAGLTQKELADRVGISQTAVHKLECGRSKSSRKTVTIALTCGVDPVWLETGHGEMSLSPAGVTPQDTATRGVSDSDRPYPTRGYLVTRLPLLSWIEASSQGAPQDQVGDERTWVSLGQDVNQKAFALQVSGDSMATEFTDGDIIVVDPDARAENNHFVVARLIGEDKATFKQLIIDGGRQYLKPLNSRYPIIEIDNRATICGVVVCKYKEY